The segment ATCTGGATACGCATTTTCCCGGACAAGCCGATTACCAAAAAACCGGCTGAAACCCGGATGGGCAAGGGGAAGGGTGCTCCGGAGGCCTGGGTGGCCGTCATCCGTCCCGGACGGATGATTTATGAAATGGAAGGGGTTTCTAAAGAAGTGGCCGATGAGGCCCTGCGTTTAGCCGCCCATAAACTTCCCATTAAGACCAAAATCGTGGTAAGGAGCCA is part of the Deltaproteobacteria bacterium genome and harbors:
- the rplP gene encoding 50S ribosomal protein L16, translated to MLSPKKVKFRKQQKGRMRGAAYRGSNLEFGDFGLQAMECGRLTAQQIEAARIAMTRSIKRGGKIWIRIFPDKPITKKPAETRMGKGKGAPEAWVAVIRPGRMIYEMEGVSKEVADEALRLAAHKLPIKTKIVVRSQQ